In a single window of the Rhodamnia argentea isolate NSW1041297 chromosome 2, ASM2092103v1, whole genome shotgun sequence genome:
- the LOC115753765 gene encoding mediator of RNA polymerase II transcription subunit 28, with the protein MSERQTLDQQHQVDPQLQSPQPPKEDMLACVTALEEALLPCLPARELQAIDRSQHPSHQIDVERHARDFMEAAKKLQVYFISLQREDQPTEAEKLMKEIAMMEEELKIKTELIRKQERLIQGWRKDLKDQLDKINCELEKV; encoded by the exons ATGTCTGAGAGACAAACTCTCGACCAGCAACACCAAGTTGATCCCCAGCTGCAATCTCCGCAGCCTCCAAAGGAAGATATGCTGGCTTGCGTTACTGCACTGGAGGAAGCTTTGCTGCCATGCCTGCCAGCAAGAGAGCTTCAGGCTATAGACCGCTCTCAACATCCTTCACATCAAA TTGATGTTGAGAGGCATGCTAGAGATTTTATGGAGGCTGCCAAAAAACTTCAAGTTTACTTTATCAGCCTTCAGCGTGAGGATCAGCCAACCGAGGCTGAGAAGCTTATGAAG GAGATAGCTATGATGGAGGAAGAACTAAAAATAAAGACCGAGCTCATCAGGAAACAGGAGAGACTGATCCAAGGGTGGAGGAAGGACTTGAAGGACCAATTGGACAAAATCAACTGTGAACTTGAGAAGGTATAG
- the LOC115752900 gene encoding zinc finger CCCH domain-containing protein 62 — MAISGQHSSMEYQIYDTDEEEEEECHSDSDSDYDPDDSDDADRNGGILADAHSKFSELSIKNAEKSRIRKNVDFNDDADQPQHEASFMAIDEEDDDSSKTVLRLIYAGQLEKLKVEQCKAYLRKNGLRLTGNKETLIQRIKEHIEIVTGKGAEKYPVSSFVLKCKGDACTGDVVMFEQNVYELFNIASRSASGPSCGKRIVAGRILKESYGAAKQQHTFTIEVLWSKGEKPLPPLHPLLIKGRNLYRYNTMRQRWEDEGERTKALMEKHSRGSLARSHREARLQEKERRKLLREIRASRKQNTKKNRALPMSISTSKTGTEAGQLRGSSIASIGQPIVRPIQVSGDQFQEKRGDSQHRGKSLSSMNRTKHELWHSGTDANLGNQRPNRNYSNTNGAMQIQRPQSSNGESSFCMEPNSGHEGLTAFTLAHWVHERRPLAIMNQHPRNFVGGTEQGLRKPRRCRYFEQGRCYFGDNCKFLHEHGEHV, encoded by the exons ATGGCGATCTCAGGGCAACACTCGTCGATGGAATACCAAATCTACGATAccgacgaagaggaagaagaagagtgtCATAGCGATTCCGACTCAGACTATGACCCGGACGATTCGGACGACGCCGATCGGAACGGCGGTATTCTGGCCGACGCTCACTCTAAGTTCTCGGAGCTCTCGATCAAGAACGCAGAGAAATCTCG AATCCGAAAAAATGTTGATTTTAATGACGATGCTGACCAGCCTCAGCACGAGGCGAGCTTTATGGCgattgatgaggaagatgatgatagCTCAAAGACGGTTCTGCGGCTCATATATG CTGGGCAACTTGAGAAACTGAAAGTGGAGCAGTGTAAAGCTTATCTGAGGAAGAATGGTTTGAGGTTGACGGGAAACAAGGAGACACTCATTCAGCGGATCAAGGAACATATAGA GATAGTCACCGGTAAGGGGGCGGAGAAGTATCCAGTGTCTAGTTTTGTATTGAAGTGCAAAG GCGATGCATGCACAGGCGATGTTGTCATGTTTGAACAGAATGTCTATGAACT ATTTAACATAGCATCTCGGAGTGCCAGTGGTCCTTCATGTGGAAAGAGAATTGTAGCAGGCCGTATACTCAAAGAAAGCTATGGTGCTGCTAAGCAACAGCACACTTTCACT ATAGAGGTTCTCTGGAGCAAAGGAGAGAAACCACTCCCTCCCCTTCATCCCCTGCTTATCAAGGGCCGAAATCTTTACCGTTACAACACTATGAGACAG AGATGGGAAGATGAAGGAGAGAGGACCAAAGCATTGATGGAAAAGCATTCAAGGGGCTCATTAGCAAGGTCCCATAGGGAAGCCCGACTACAAGAGAAGGAAAGGAGGAAACTTTTAAGGGAAATCAG GGCTTCCAGAAAACAGAACACTAAGAAGAACCGGGCTCTGCCAATGTCAATCTCAACCTCAAAAACAGGTACTGAAGCGGGGCAATTAAGAGGATCATCTATTGCCAGTATTGGGCAGCCAATAGTTCGGCCTATACAGGTGAGTGGTGACCAGTTTCAAGAGAAACGTGGGGACTCACAGCACCGGGGGAAAAGTTTGAGCTCTATGAACAGAACTAAGCATGAACTTTGGCATTCTGGGACTGATGCTAATTTGGGCAATCAGAGACCTAATCGTAATTATTCAAATACAAATGGAGCAATGCAAATACAACGCCCGCAAAGTAGCAATGGAGAGAGTAGCTTCTGTATGGAGCCAAATTCTGGTCACGAAGGTTTGACTGCATTCACGTTAGCGCACTGGGTACATGAGAGGCGGCCATTGGCAATTATGAATCAACATCCAAGGAACTTCGTGGGAGGAACTGAGCAAGGCCTCAGGAAGCCACGACGCTGCCGCTACTTTGAACAAGGAAGATGCTATTTTGGGGACAACTGCAAGTTTTTGCATGAGCATGGAGAACATGTGTAA